AGACTTTTCTACTTTGTGGCTTTTTTTGTATGTTAAGACCTCTGAGATTTCAGTTTAAAAAAAGGAGGTAAAAGAAATGGCTAATGGAACAGTAAAGTGGTTCAATGACGCAAAAGGTTTTGGCTTTATTGCATGTGAAGACGGAAGTGAAGCATTTGTTCACCACACATCAATCACAGGCAATGGTTTTAAGTCCCTTGCCGAAGGTGAAGCAGTAAGCTTTGATACCGAAAAAGGCCCGAAAGGCCCCAAGGCAATCAATGTTGTTAAACTGTAATTGACACGCTAAATCCCCCTTGCTCCTGAGCAGGGGGGATTTTTATTTTTGGAGGTCAACATGGCGCACAGAAATAATTATGCCGCAACAATGGAATTAAAGAAGCAGATCAATCTTGCTGCCGGTTTGGTTTCGGACCGTTTCCCCGCTGTATCGGACATAGTAATCCACATGACGTATTATCGCAAAGCTGCAAATCCCGTCCTTATGGTCCGTACTTTAAATCTCTTTCCGAGCTCTTATGCCCTTTTCAAGATGGACTGCATGACAAGGGGCTGTGACGGAGGCGGGTTCGACTTATCTTCAGTAGTCGCAGGTATGGTCAAAACACATAAGAAAGCGAAAAAAGGAGCCATCGTCTGTCACGGCAACATCGATACTCAAGCCTCCGACCATGCAAGGATCGAGTATGAGGCCGTAATAAAGTATAAATAAGCATCAAAAGACAACTATTTATTTATCCCCTTCTCTTTGGAATCCTTCCCCAATGAGTTCCTTCCCCATATCAAAAAAAGATCAAAGAATTACCTTGCAAGCAAAAAACCGTTTGTGTTATCTTTTGATGGGAATAACCAAAAACATGAACTTCGTAGCCTTATAAACCACATACGATGAATATTGACAGATCAGAATCAGGAAACATTTCCAATATTTTTCTTAAGGGACAACAATTGCTTAAGGGCGAAGGCTGGCCTTATTTCGATGGAGAATTGTGGTATATTCCCAAAAGTCTGATTAGTGATATCCTTATCAAGGACTTACCTGAAGATGCTATATTTAAACCTTGCAACTCCATTGAGGATCATAATATTTTAATGGACCGAATTGTATTTTGCATACGAAATATTGGAAATAATAAAGTTAAAATTTCGTATGAGGATAATGGTACTGGGAAATTATTTGATAGGCGAATTGGTCTCAAACCTTATATGGAAGCAAAAAGGGATGCAGTAAAAGAAAGACAGCTTGAATTAGGAGATTTAGCTATTGAAAAATACAAGGATGATGGACGATGGATTCTGTTAAGTTACTCAACTGAAATAGAGGCAGAAAATTTATCAACAGTCATTGAACTTGCAGAACAAATTTACTCTGAAATTGAAGGAACAGTCGAAACCTCTCTTGGTAGTCAATCACTTTCAATAGAAAACATTGAAGACGAGAAACATTTCTCTCTTCATATTGTTCTTCCTATTCTGAGAAAGCTTGGCTTTACAAATATCCGATACAATCACGGCAAAAGAGAATATGGTAAAGATATAGTTTTTGCAAGGCATACTGAATTCCTCGACACTGAGTATTGGGCTGCACAAGTCAAATTCGGGGACGTTTCAGGTGGAGCAGATTCAGACATCGATAAAATCATCGGTCAAGCTGAAGATGCATTTAAGATGCCTTTTTATGACATATACAGTCGTCGCAAACAAAGGATTTCAAAACTTGCAATAATTATTAGCGGTAAATTTACGGAGAACGCTACTGAAAAAATTTGCGAAAAAATTGAAAGCCATTCTTTAAAGAACAATCTAATATTTGTAGACAGAGATAGATTGGTAAATTTTGCAGAAACATTAAGAAACAAAGGCTAACCTTCTAATGCTTCCTGCTGTCAAGGTTAGAGAAAGTCCAATAGCACAAAAAAGCCTTCAGTCTCTCTTCTTTTTAAACGCCTCGTAAAAAGGATTGCCTGCGTACGGTGAAGGTCTTTCTTTTTTACCTGCCGCGCCATGCTTCCGGTCTTTCTCACTTACGTGCTTACGCTCTTTAGCGCTTTCAGTCTTCCTGTCTTCCGCGCTCTTTTGGACTTCTGCACTTTTGTGCTTTTGCTCTTCTTTCTGTCCGCTCTTCATCGAGAGTGCAGTGCGTTTTCTCTGCAGGTCCACTTCGAGTACGGTGACAGTGACCTTCTGATGCACCTTCACAACGTCTGACGGGTTTCTCACGAAACGGTCTGACAGTTCGCTGATGTGAACAAGTCCGTCCTGGTGGACGCCGATGTCCACGAAGGCGCCGAAGGCGGTGATGTTCGTGACGATGCCGGGCAGTTTCATTCCGGGTTTTACGTCTTCTATTTTTGCCACACCTTCGGCAAAACCGAAGACCTCAAACTGCTCTCTCGGGTCGCGTCCCGGTTTGGCGAGCTCGGCCATGATGTCGCTTAATGTGGGCATCCCGACGGTGTCTGTGACGTACCGCGACAGGTCGATCTTTTTTCTGAGTCCCTCATCTTTCATAAGGCCGTCCAAAGAGCAGCCGATATCTTTTGCCATGGCGTCAACGATGTGATAGGTTTCGGGATGGACCGCGCTCCGGTCGAGCGGGTTTTCACCATCGCGTATGCGGAGAAATCCTGCCGCCTGCTCAAATGCTTTTGGCCCGAGGCGGGGAACGCTCCTCAGCTCCTCGCGCGATTTGAATGGGCCGTGCTCGTTCCTGAAATCCACGATGCCCTTTGCAAGCTGAGGCCCTAAGCCTGAGACATAGGTCAGGAGCTGTTTGCTCGCTGTGTTCACTTCAACGCCGACGCCGTTGACGCAGCTTACGACCACGTCATCAAGGCTCTTCTTCAACGCGGTCTGGTCCACATCGTGCTGGTACTGCCCTACCCCGATTGACTTGGCATCTATTTTTACCAATTCGGCAAGCGGGTCTATAAGCCGCCGGCCGATAGAAACAGAACCGCGGACCGTTACATCATAATCCGGAAATTCCTCACGCGCGACATCGGATGCGGAATATATTGAAGCTCCGCTTTCATTCACCATGACAATGATGATCTCTGCGGGAAGCGCAAGCCCTCTGATAAAAGTCTCCGTCTCTCTTCCCGCGGTGCCGTTTCCAATTGCAATCGCTTCAATGCTGAAACGTTTACACAAGTCCCTTATATTTTCAGCGGACTCCGAAACTCCTTTTTCAGAAAAGTGGGGATTAATGACGTCGTTGTGGAGCAGTTTTCCCTGACGGTCGAGGCAGACGACCTTGCACCCCGTTCTGAAACCGGGGTCAATGGCGAGGATGTTCTTCCCGCCAAGCGGCGGCGCAAGCAGAAGCTGTCTCAGGTTCTCGACAAAAACGCGAATGGCCTCAACATCCGCCCGCTTCTTTGCGGCAAGGCGTGTCTCAGCCTCCATAGAGGAAGAGAGCAGCCGCTTGAAGCTGTCATGGACAGCGGCCTTCACCTGCTCTGAGGCAGGATTATTTCCCTTTAAGAAAAGCTCTTCGAGCAATACGAGCGCCTCATCTTCCGGCGGAGTTATGCGCATGATGAGAAAGCCCTCGCTCTCTCCGCGCCTGATGGCAAGTATCCTGTGCGAAGGCGCCTTTGATACAGGCTCCTCCCATTCATAATAGTCTTTGTATTTTATCCCCTCTTCCTCTTTACCGGTGATAACTTTTGAACGCATGACGCCCTTGACCGAAAAAAGTTCACGCATCTTTTCTCGCGCGCGCTGGTCTTCGCTCACCCATTCTGCAATAATGTCCCGCGCCCCGGCAAGCGCCTCTTCAACGGTTGCAACTCCCTTTTCAGCGTCTATGAATGCAGCGGCTTCTGTCTCCGGGATTATTTCGCCCTGTTCAAATATCATTAACGCGAGAGGCTCAAGCCCCTTTTCCTTTGCAACAGTTGCACGCGTGCGGCGTTTGGGACGGAAGGGGAGGTAGATGTCTTCAAGCACAGTAAGCGATTCAGCGCCCTCGATCTTTACCTTTAACTCGTCAGTGAGCAGTCCCCGTTCTTCCAGGGATTTGACAATGGCCTCACGCCGCTTATCAAGCTCTCTTAACTGTTCAAGCCTGTCTCTTATCGCGGCAACAGCAACCTCATCAAGACTGCCTGTCGCCTCTTTCCTGTACCGTGAGATAAAGGGCACAGTAGACCCTTCATCAAGCAGCCCGGCAGTCGCCTTGACCTGTGACGGCTTAATATTAAGTTCCTTCGCGATTATGGAAATATGTAATTCGTTCATCTTCTCCTCAAATATATTTATTAACCACAGAGGCACGGAGACACGGAGAAACAGAAAGAGAAATTTCATCCGCAGATTTCGCAGATGACAAAGATAGAAAACTCTCTAATAAATCTGTGTACATCTGTGCAATCTGTGGATTATTTTTTTATTTTTCTCATTTCTCAGTGTCTCTGTGACTCTGTGGTATATTCTCTTTCTCAATCTTCAAGCTTTGCCATAAAGTTATCATACAATTTCTTCAGATAAGCCTTCTCCTCATCCGGCTCCATTTCAACGAACCTGTCAATCTTACTGCTCGCCTCCTCCGGTATCTCCTCTAAAAACCTCGATGGGACCGAGGGCGTTTCCTTTCCGTACTTTGTTCTGTGGTCCGTGTATGTAATGTAAAGCTCGTTCATCGCCCTTGTTATCCCGACGTAGAAGAGCCTTCTTTCTTCCTCGATTCCCTCATCGCTGTAAGATTTTTTGTGCGGGAGGATGTCCTCCTCAATGCCGGCTATGAATACCACGGGGAATTCCAGCCCCTTTGATGAGTGAAAGGAAATGAGGGTCACGCCGTGCCCGCCTTTTTCCTCCTTCTCCTCGAGCATGTCCGTGAGGGCCATTGTCTCAAGGAAACCGTGAAGTGAAGGCGAAGCGTCCGTTGACTCGTAGTGGGTCATGGACTGGACGAACCCGTCGAGGTTTTCTATCCTGCCGTATGCCGCATCGGGTGTCTTATAGAGTTCGATCAAATAATCTTTGTAATTGATCTCTTCAATGAGCGCCTTGAGTGTGTTGCCCATGTCCCTGCCCTTCATAAAAATATCGCGGTAACGGCTTAGCAGTTTAAAAAAATCTTCAGCGGATTCGGCAGCCTTCGGGCTCAATACGGGAATCCCGCCTGCCTTGCCAAAGGCTTCGAGGAGTCCAATTGAATTGGAACCGGCAAAATCAGAAAGCTTGCTGATGGCAGAAGGGCCGAGTCCCCGCTTGGGCACATTTGCCGCTCTCAGCAGGCTAAGGCCGTCGGAAGGGTTCGCGATTATTTTAAGATACGCGGCGAGGTCTTTGATCTCAGTGCGTTCGAAATAGCTTGTCCCGCCCACAACTGAATAGGGAATTCTCTTGCTTC
This window of the Nitrospirota bacterium genome carries:
- a CDS encoding cold shock domain-containing protein, with protein sequence MANGTVKWFNDAKGFGFIACEDGSEAFVHHTSITGNGFKSLAEGEAVSFDTEKGPKGPKAINVVKL
- a CDS encoding restriction endonuclease, which produces MNIDRSESGNISNIFLKGQQLLKGEGWPYFDGELWYIPKSLISDILIKDLPEDAIFKPCNSIEDHNILMDRIVFCIRNIGNNKVKISYEDNGTGKLFDRRIGLKPYMEAKRDAVKERQLELGDLAIEKYKDDGRWILLSYSTEIEAENLSTVIELAEQIYSEIEGTVETSLGSQSLSIENIEDEKHFSLHIVLPILRKLGFTNIRYNHGKREYGKDIVFARHTEFLDTEYWAAQVKFGDVSGGADSDIDKIIGQAEDAFKMPFYDIYSRRKQRISKLAIIISGKFTENATEKICEKIESHSLKNNLIFVDRDRLVNFAETLRNKG
- a CDS encoding RNA-binding transcriptional accessory protein, which gives rise to MNELHISIIAKELNIKPSQVKATAGLLDEGSTVPFISRYRKEATGSLDEVAVAAIRDRLEQLRELDKRREAIVKSLEERGLLTDELKVKIEGAESLTVLEDIYLPFRPKRRTRATVAKEKGLEPLALMIFEQGEIIPETEAAAFIDAEKGVATVEEALAGARDIIAEWVSEDQRAREKMRELFSVKGVMRSKVITGKEEEGIKYKDYYEWEEPVSKAPSHRILAIRRGESEGFLIMRITPPEDEALVLLEELFLKGNNPASEQVKAAVHDSFKRLLSSSMEAETRLAAKKRADVEAIRVFVENLRQLLLAPPLGGKNILAIDPGFRTGCKVVCLDRQGKLLHNDVINPHFSEKGVSESAENIRDLCKRFSIEAIAIGNGTAGRETETFIRGLALPAEIIIVMVNESGASIYSASDVAREEFPDYDVTVRGSVSIGRRLIDPLAELVKIDAKSIGVGQYQHDVDQTALKKSLDDVVVSCVNGVGVEVNTASKQLLTYVSGLGPQLAKGIVDFRNEHGPFKSREELRSVPRLGPKAFEQAAGFLRIRDGENPLDRSAVHPETYHIVDAMAKDIGCSLDGLMKDEGLRKKIDLSRYVTDTVGMPTLSDIMAELAKPGRDPREQFEVFGFAEGVAKIEDVKPGMKLPGIVTNITAFGAFVDIGVHQDGLVHISELSDRFVRNPSDVVKVHQKVTVTVLEVDLQRKRTALSMKSGQKEEQKHKSAEVQKSAEDRKTESAKERKHVSEKDRKHGAAGKKERPSPYAGNPFYEAFKKKRD